From Anastrepha obliqua isolate idAnaObli1 chromosome 3, idAnaObli1_1.0, whole genome shotgun sequence:
cataacataacataacataacataacataacataacataacataacataacataacataacataacataacataacataacataacataacataacataacataacataacataacataacataacataacataacataacataacataacataacataacataacataacataacataacataacataacataacataacataacataacataacataacataacataacataacataacataacataacataacataacataacataacataacataacataacataacataacataacataacataacataacataacataacataacataacataacataacataacataacataacataacataacataacataacataacataacataacataacataacataacataacataacataacataacataacataccataacataacataacataacatgctgttcaagcaaggtaacaacgcattttttggtgcgtgcagccggctacatagaattataagacgttatcacgtcaaaaaataataataacattaaaacaataggtattattaacaaactcggttttattttaaattcttcaagtaaatcgaattaataataatcaataagaaggcatatgcaaatacaaatacgtgaatttatatatgtacatatgcgcatatacatacatatatacgctcacttaagtaggagagagcaagatgtcgaacgttgccgttcgtttgccttgtttgctttgtcattcgttccgcgctttcgcttgcagttcattcaaggtaacggcaatgagcaaggtaacgacacattttttcgtgcgtgcagcctgttaaatcgaattataagacgttatcacgtcaaaaatttcaatcgccataaagtagttttactttttaatttattttgcaagttcgcctgttcagctgacgtattttcccccctctacggcgcagctgactatttgtttttattctactaaatgtcaacaatacacaaaaaaaaatttcagccggtattaaatgagttgttaaaattttttttcgacacgtttcgcagcattccacgcacgtacccaccgctactggaccagctgacggttggtttcgtcatccattggatggcgtctgccttcagtattaaaatcagtcggcatgaaataaTGAgatcaaaatgacccctggctcccggactattaaTTCGAACTTACCCGGTAATACGAAATGCCTCCTTTCGCCGCTTCGGAGATATTTTAGGTGCTATCCATAGCGAACCGTTTTGCACCGAAATGTGATTTTCATCATTAGTGAACTTAGTAAATTCCTCAGATCCATCACCAATCGCATTTGAATGCATATACAGATCATAACTCCATATAGAATTATTCAAGGTATTGAAAttctcttcaaaaattaattcattcgGTTCGTACAATTTGCTTgattgttgattttttaaaatgacCTTCGTAATGCTGCGTTTGTCTATATTATCTACATTTCCAGCATTCTCGTTCCATGCATCAAAATCACAAGCATCTACCGGTTGGTCGCCATTTTTAACGGTTTCATAAGTgagttcaaaattttgaaaaatatctatTATGTCGGTGCGTGCAAAAATATTATCGTTATGCTGCACCACGacattgatttttatttcatcatttacatataattttctGGCGTTTTGTTCACTGATCCAAAAATTGCCTCGCTGCGCTGTTATCAGATCGTATATTAACGGACACTGCTCGTTTATCTCGATGTTATAAATTACACTTGTAATGCCAGCTtcatctatgaaatttttgtaaagaaatataGTAGTGTTAAAATATGCAtgcctttaaaaaatatttcaatttattaaaacgaGTGTCGAAGTAGTGCCGGAGAATAAACGTGATGACGTACCAATAAGATTAGCTTGTGGCATTgggtattttctttttatatttagatTTTCTTTAACTAATTATACAACTAAAAATATAACTTAAGTATGAATTTTAAacttaagtataaaaaatttaaaaaataccaaatttataggttttaattaaatttaaccaTCACTGAAGATGGACGGTTTTCGTCAGCCTTCTAAATCGCGTAAACGCGCACATAATCGACCTGCAGTGCTGGACTGATCCAAGTTGATTTCCAATTATGACGATCGCGCCAAAAATAAAGTGCCGCCTTGGGTGAACTATTTACCCAGGGTTTCGAAGAATATTCATCTGGAAAATCGCCATGTCCACCAGCGGCAACACCAAGTGTAATGAAGAACTTTaacgaaaaaagtaaaaattaaataaaaatcaataatcacattaaatatgtttgtatttttcatttcaaattaaatattagtttggggaaaaagaagaagaaatccattatttttccataaaaatgttgcgtaaatggcttaaaactgtattaAAACGTACGCTTCTTCGAACTTCGAAAAGaactctatccgcaaactagaatttgagggttgtgctagggcaatctttccaaatatgcAGGATTGGATCgtggggaaaatctgcaccttCGGTCCttctctgtcttcactgacggctccaagatggaatcgggagtcggagtaggggttttctctaaatcagccaatttatctatctcctttaaactgtcgAGCActggtagtgtttttcaagcagaagtctttgcaatcctgcaggcatgcaaaatgcttagggaacgcgagagccagggagatattaacattttctccgttagtcaagcagcgattaagtttctgacgacgccatggtgcagaacgaaattagtaaacttctgtaaggaggagatcaaatctcttgggcgTGCAAGTAACAGttctctaatctgggttccCGGACATAGGAATatacatagagggaaatgaaattgctgatgagcttgtcagaaaagggactgaattggcctcagagacctcctacccggtcatcggcatccccctgacagttgttaaaggggaactgcacaaattatttctcaggaaagcgcagaaaagatggagctccatttcttcaagtGCTATTTCGAataccctttggccccaatacgatttacgaaggactcagaaagtcctttggacttctcgccattcaatttccaaactcgtagctgtgtttaccggtcactggacgatcggcacacatgtGGAAAACTAGGTTTATCATTtagcccccattgcagaagctgtgggtacctttcagagaagaagactgtagagcattttctctgtgaatgttcgggtttggcagctagacgactaggGTAACTGGGCggtcctttcttcgacagcctggggcagtgtgcCAACCTATAGGTCCTCGACAAGACCCAGTCTTactttggtttcgttaatctattttgatttctaacggggtaggtgattagcctaaatagtgggaatacCCACCTGTCGTTGTTTAGGAACAACGTCTTCTGCTTGGAGCGtaagaaacagggaaagtaggtaaatttcgAAAAGTGCGAAGGCAGTGCTTCACGTggaattcgaacccacaacctctgggatggcaggctagtccacttacgctagactaccgaggccgcttaCGCGACAACCGATTAGGAGCTTTAAATTTGGGTACTTCCAGTCTAAAAGATTTGTTAAAAAGTAGAGTCAGTTTGATTACTTTTGCACTAAATCATACTTCTCAAGCTTAGAGGTGTCTCCAAACGTTTGAGTTTCAGGGTTCACGCCGGTCATTTCTTTGCTGTTTGTTGTCAAATGAGTTTTCAATGAAGTTCATAACTTTCATATAATAACGGTTTTTTAACTGTGCTGCTAGAGAGGATTATGCAGATTTTGAAATCTTCAAACACCACAACCATACATTTCTTGGCACACTCATTAGCTGACAAAAGAAGGGATGTGTGGTATGAAAGTTCATGAAGTAACGGTTTATGATTTGCTTGAAAACCAGCATTTGAAGTGGAGATGATTTAAATTCTAATTTATCTCAATATCGTTGCTATCGGATCCATTTCACGGCTTAAACTATGCTATTTCcggactaaaaaaaaaagtgcgtgtagcgtagtacacataacagaagtgaaacttacaaggcagacaaagaaagagggaaagacccgagagagaatgagagagaatgagagagagagagatagatagaatatatacctaaataaattctcaacatttgcagagaatacaaatagacaaaatttacaaaagtcacagaacacaaattttaataaatataaataatcacTCAACACAAAAATGAATAACAATACACGTGGTATATCAACTGCGTATATATAGCGTCTGTCGCCAACGCGTACCGCCACAGCACGCACAATACGATCGGTCGTATTTTAACTATACGTTGCTCTCTCTCGCTCCGATTTATTAGCGTGGCGTTAAAGCCATGCGCACATATAGCGCGTAATACTATAACGGGCATAGGACAAGTCACGCGCTTGTGCAATACTATCTATCCTATTCTACGCTTGCGcgtcactctctctctctctgttatATTCTAACGTCGTACGACTTAGACTAGAGGAGAAAAGACGAAGGACCGCACAAAAGGGAGACgtgaatagcctaaagtgtatctaagatatacacacatatggtatagctctctttctccttttcctctgcgttatatcttttttctctctcgcggaacgaaaatgatCAAAACGTTGCatagccttgaaattttactctccattttcGCTCGTACATCGACGCCTAAAAAGtttaacttcaaaaatatgaacaaagtAAACTAACCTCCTGATCAAACGGCGCCATATAATTGCCGTTTGCCCAAGCATTATTAAAATCATTTACAATTTGTGCGTATCCCCCCTCTACTGTGCCATAATTTTGTCCATCCACATCCAAACTTAGAAGACGATCATTCCATGTTAGCGAGTAGATATGGAAACTTTCACCAAAATGTGCACCGCGACTGGTATTCACCATAAATTTATCACGATTATTTGATTCGGCACAAAGTACGGCGCCGCCATGGAGTACACGTCCACCCACTTCAACACCGCTACCTGTCTGTAGATTTAGATTGCTCCGTAAAAAGGCTATGCGCATTTGGCCCGAGGCATAGGGTTGTTGGCCATAATAGTTGACTAGTGGTTCCAACAGGAGaactatataaaaatattacgacaaaaaaattgaaaaaattgggaatttagAATTTGTAACTAATCAAATTATGCAGCATAAACTTACGTGGGAAAAGCCAATCGCCTTGTGGCAACTTGGCGCGCACTTCTACGCGTCCGTATTTGAAGCTGAATGCATGTTTGGTGTTGATGCGCGCAGAGAGCACCGGTGGTAGAACGACTCTGCCGAAAGGATGTCGTTGACATTCCACTTCTGGATTTTGATATGCTGTACAACTGCAGCAATAAGTGTTGAAAATTAGTTATGAAATATTCATATTACccattacatacacacacttccGCATCATACTCACCGTGCTCCTAAATTTAAATCTCCCTTTTGTATGTCCGCATTCGGACTATCATTACCCCAAAGTCTTGGTTCGATTTTCAGTAAGCCATTTGAAAGCTCTGCATTGGTATCGTATAATACAAATTCAGCATCAGCGATATCAAGAGGTAGGCGTACTTCGTAACGCCAACGGGATGCATCCAATTGATCGCCGTCGAAATTCTCTTCGAATATAAGTTGTCCCCTGCATACTTTACGATTGTGAATGGTCGTCAATGAAGGTTCGCACTTATCATTTCGTTGGTCTATGGTAGGCGGCTCTTCGGTGGTGGTTGTTGGTGCAATTTCATTAACACTTTGCGGTACTTGACTTACTGCGTTCATTGGAGGAATAGTGCTCGCACCACTTTGAGAAGCTTGGCCTCGTAGCGCATAATTTACTGCAATCGGCGTGGACATATCGCGATATCGAGATTTATTAAATTGCACATCGGTCCATACATAAATGGTATCGTCATCTTGAAGGCGACGTTGGGTCTCGAAAAACCACAGATTGTTGATTTGTGTACGTATTCGATGGGAATACTCGCCCGGTTCGAAGGCTTTAAATGGCCGATTACGATTGATATTGAAAGCCACATTTTCGATGCCAGGCTCATCTATATAAATAACATTGTATAAGAATTTTGAAGAATCGATTTTTccaatcaacaacaaaaaacaggcAAAGTGACATTCAAGCTCGTAATCTTGCTCATGACAAATCAGGGCAATGGCAATGATAGTTAAATGGAGCTTCGTTCTACCTCGGTTCTCCACATCTACGGTATATATTGCATATATAACCTCGCCGCGTGTTCTGCTACCTTCTAGGGTCTTGTGAGAACAGCGAATAGTCTTGAGATGTTGGGCCGACCATACCAAAGCAATTGTATCTTTTTTGGTGCGTTTTAATTAGGCCATGTCTTCCTGGGCATTGTACAGGTTGGAGGGGCCTTTCCAACGTCTACTTGAAACTTCAGTTTCACCTTAATCCGCCTGAAGCGAACTGCTACTGGTTACGTTTCGATTGAGCTTAAGAAGTTTCCTAGCCTAACATTCCCATTCGCCCTCTCGTTACTCTCGAGCTTCATATGGCCTGGAGTCCATACTAGAGTGATATCGTACCATTTGGCAGATCGGGCTGGATCTCTCTATACACTGCATTACAAGTTTGCAAGTTGTGATGATTGAATTTACCGCTTTTATAGCAGCCTGACTAtcctggaggatggttccatgtgtagaagtccacgcaagtggggaaagttactgatcgccattcacttgggaatggccaggacgattcttctgcatatggttcaagcagctcacaacggccgggattagcccacgtatcctctgggtagcttccgaacacccgttcgggagtgagctaacgtgagaaggcgaaacattccaggatagctggttgtgcgttgggtttgggacccgccacttaaaaatcccccccaatgaaaactttaaaaaagcctcggatgagacctccctatactgatgacgacccctgcaaacgaactaaggactatgatttgagggcatgcacctggaatgtccggtccctt
This genomic window contains:
- the LOC129240300 gene encoding gram-negative bacteria-binding protein 1-like isoform X2; translation: MHNFIFYIFLVWLSCLSDLTVMCYKIPEVKLDVLPNGFRVSIPHEPGIENVAFNINRNRPFKAFEPGEYSHRIRTQINNLWFFETQRRLQDDDTIYVWTDVQFNKSRYRDMSTPIAVNYALRGQASQSGASTIPPMNAVSQVPQSVNEIAPTTTTEEPPTIDQRNDKCEPSLTTIHNRKVCRGQLIFEENFDGDQLDASRWRYEVRLPLDIADAEFVLYDTNAELSNGLLKIEPRLWGNDSPNADIQKGDLNLGARCTAYQNPEVECQRHPFGRVVLPPVLSARINTKHAFSFKYGRVEVRAKLPQGDWLFPLLLLEPLVNYYGQQPYASGQMRIAFLRSNLNLQTGSGVEVGGRVLHGGAVLCAESNNRDKFMVNTSRGAHFGESFHIYSLTWNDRLLSLDVDGQNYGTVEGGYAQIVNDFNNAWANGNYMAPFDQEFFITLGVAAGGHGDFPDEYSSKPWVNSSPKAALYFWRDRHNWKSTWISPALQVDYVRVYAI